The Kribbella sp. HUAS MG21 genome includes the window CACCCGGACCGACCGCCGTACGCAGCAAACCCACCCCGACCGCGGCTGCACCTCGGCCCTCACACCCACCGCACCCTCGACCCGCTCCCGCGACCACACGAACGCCAGCAGCCCTACGAAGTCACGACCCGCACCAGACCCGGCAACCCGACCTGACCCGAGCCCACCCCGCCCAACCCGAGCCGACCCGAGCCGACCCGAGCCGACCCGAGCCGACCCGAGCCGACCCGAGCCGACCCGAGCCCACCCGACCCCAGCCCACCCGACCCCAGCCCACCCCAGCCGATCCGGTGCGCGGGCCCCGGCCGCCCGGCAGACCGGCAGCCAGGTGCCTGGCAGCCCGGAGCCCGGGCTGCAGCACGGGCAGCACGGGCAGCACGGCAGCACGGAGGCGAGTTGCGGGGAAGCGCGCTTCGCGGGCGCTCAGCGGGCCTGTCGTGTGTTCGAGTTCGCGACGGCTAGATCTGACCGCCGGATGGACCAGTCTGCGAGTCGGACCGGCGCCCGTCAGCAGCTTCCTGCTGCTCCTGAGGCGTCCCAACTCCGCGCTCACCCGCGGCATCAGCCGACGCACCGGCCGCGCCAACGACCTCCTCCGTGGTGGAAGCAGCCTCGCTCGCCGCACCTCTCGTGTCATGCGCCCCACCGGCACTCGCGTTCCCGGCCTCCGTACCCTGGCTTGCCGCACCACCCGTGTCTTGAGCAGAGGCGGTACTCGCATCCTGGCCCGAAGGGCTCGCGTCCTGAGGCGCACCGGGAGCGGGAGGAGTGCTCCCACCGGACTGCTTGTCGACGAACCCGCCGACCTTCTGCTGGACCGCGTCGACCTTCTCCGCGTACTTCCCGCCGGTCTGCTTGTCGATCAGGTCGCCTGCTTTCTCGACGCCGGCTTTGATCTTGTCCGGGTTCTGCTTGACGACATTCCGGAGCCAGTTCTTCGCCTGTTCCTGGAAATCGTTCATTGCACCCTCCGCGGTGTCTGGGGCGGATCGACGGAAAATCCCAGCCTACGGACCAGCCCAAATACCGGCCCTACCTCGGATAACACACTGTCACGCCCCACCCGTCAACGCCCCTCGCCGCACCCCCACCCCCATTCCCCCACAACCCTCCGTAACCACCCCACCCACCAGCCCACCCGCAAGCCAACCCACCCTCCACAGCCACCGCGCACACACCCAGCCCGCCGTCGCCCCCGGAACCCCGCCAAATCACTCGCACGCCCGCACAACAACCACGTCACACCCAGCAGAGCGCCCCACCCCCACCAGCCCGCGAGGACCTGGGTCGGCCCGACACAACCAGCCCGCGCGCCCGAGCCCACGCCCAGGCCGCACGACCGGCCTGCACTACCAGCCCACAACCTCGATTTGCCGTCCTGCGCCGACACCTGCCTGCCGAGAACCTCGGCGATGATCCGCGGATTCGGATCACCGTCGACGCCGACACGCAACCGTTCCGACCGTCCTACGCCGACCTCAACCACGCCGTAGCGCCGCCGTAGGCGCCGTCGATTGCGAGGGTTCACCCGCCTCGGCGCCGCACGCCCAGCCCAACGCCCCGACCCGCTGTCACATGCCGAGGCCCCAGCCGCGGCGGTCAGCCGACCTCGTACGCCGAGACCCGCCGCCTCGGGCCGGGGCTCAAACGCCGACACCCGTCAACTGGCTCGTACGCCGACATCGTCGCCATCAGCCAGCGCAGTACGCGAACCCCATCGCCATCAGCGGCGCCTACGCCAGACCCGTCACGTTGTGCTGGCGTCGTACGCAGAACTCCGCCGCCCTGCAGCGTCGTACGCCAGCCGGCAGCACGAGAGGCTCCGCGCAGCCGAACCGGGATCACCCGAACCAGCACGGTCACCAGCATGGACATCGGCATCGGCACCAGACCGCCGAGGAACAGCCCCTCCGCCAGGTCAGCTCGGCTGTACAGGGCTGCACGTCACACAGGATCGTCACGAGCTACAGGCAGCCGTAGGCGCAGGAGCTAAACCCTCCTGGCCCATCCATTCTGTGCTCCGGACGCCTAACTCTGCCCAAGGTGCGCCGCGGCGACGTCCGCCGGTGCATGCACCAACCAAGCGTCCAGCACCGCTTCCTCCAGCACGGCCCCGGACACCTTCTCCAACTGAACGAGCACCGCGGCATACCCGTCGAAATGCGGAATCGTGAAGAACCCATCCCCCGCCCGCGCCGCGAGCACAGCTTCCTTCTCCGCCAGATCCTCAACCGTCAGCGCCAGAATCGGCCCCTCCGGCGGCGTCTCGTCCCCGAACCGCTTCAAATCCGCCTTACTGAACGGCCGCTCCCACGCGTATGCCTTGCCCCCGACCTTCCACGTCCGCATCCCATGCCGAGCCGTCTCCTCCGTCCCCGGCAACCCCGCAACCACCCGCTCAACATCCGCAAGACTCATCATCCCCCGAAGCTACCGCCGCTCAGCACACCCGGCCCACAACCACGGACCCACGCACCGCGTGAACCCAGCCCGCACGTAGAACTCCGCGGCGGACTCCCGACCGCCGACACAAACACCACCTCGGCCCCCAACGCCGCCAACCACCCCCGGCACTGGCCGAGCAACGCCACGCCAGTTCCCGCACCGCGCCACTCCGAGGCGACCGCCAGCTCCTCGATCATCCCGTACGGCTCATGTCCGTAGTCCACAAACGTCCCGACGACCACACCCACCACGTCATCACCGTCAACTGCGACAAACGTGCGCGCATCCCGCCGCACAAGAGGCAGAGTGAACTTCTCCGCAGCCGTCCCATGCAGTTCACGCAACACCCGCCGAATCCCCGTCCGATCTTCCTCCCCGCCCGCTCGGACAACCACGCTGCTGCCCACATCGCCCACGACACACCTCCGCCATCAACTGCCATCTGATCCTCTCGAATACAGGTCACCTCACCACAGCCACCGAACTTCGTCCGCAACGCAGGCAGGTGCTGCCACGCGTCCACGCCGACATTGAGCCGAGTCCTCGCAGGATGAGGCACATGTGAACTGGTGCGCGCCGAATGGAACCAACGCGGGTTGGCACAGGGCGAGAAACCGAGCGAGGCGGGGCAGTCGGAGCTAACGCTTGGCAGATGCGCGCCAGTTCAGCGCCTGTCGTATGGCGCCGCTCGGATCTTGAAGCTGGTGTGTCTGCATGTGAACCGGGTTCGACAATGCAGCCAGAGCGCCGACCAGGTTGGGTCACAGCAGGACGGCCGCACTGGCTCAGGTGAGCGGCACGGTCGCGGCTTGCCAGCGATGGTGGGGCTGGATCGGCGTCGGGCCGCATGATCCGCAGACGGCGCGGGTTGGTTGGCGCGGCTCAGTTGTGGCCACCCGGACGAGCCAAGTCCCGGGTTCTGCGATCGACTCAGGCCCTAGACGACAACGGCGCGCCCTAAGCTCATTGCTGCGACATTCGGCAGAAGAGCGAGCGGCGGCGCTTGGCCGGCGTAGTTCGTGTGGTGCCGGCCGGGCTAGTCGGGTTCTAGGCCTGAGGGGTCGAGGAGGGGGAATTCCTCGTGGGTGGTGTCGAGTTCTTGTTTGATGATGGTCATTGCTAGTCCGGCTGGGTATCCCTTGCGGGCGAGCATTCCTAGTAGGCGGCGCATTGCTACCTGGCGGTCCAGTGAGCGCATTGAGCGCAGCTTGCGGCGGACCAGTTCGCGGGCGGTTTGTTCTTCCTGTTCGGGATCTAGCTCCTCGAGTGCGTCCCGGGCCAGTTCGTCGTCGACGCCGCGGCGGCGGAGTTCCTGCGCCAGTGCGCGCTTGCCGAGTCCGCGTCCGCGGTGGCGCGACTCCACCCATGCGTTCGCGAACGCCGCATCGTTGATCAACCCGACTTCTGTGAACCGATCCAGTACCTCGTCGGCCACCTCGTCCGGGATCTCTCGCTCGGCCAGCACATCGGCCAGCTCGGCCCGGGTCCGTGGTTGACCCGTTAGCTTGTCGAGCAGGATCGTCCGGGCGACGGAGTACGGATCCGCCTCTTCGTCCAGCCCTGGAACAGCCGGCCCTGGCTCGTCGTCCGACCGCGGCTTCCGCCGCCCGAATCCCCCACCAACCCGACGCCGTGACGCACCCCGGCGTCCAGTCCCACCACTCCCGCCGACTACACCCCCGCTACTAGCGACACCGCGGGCGCTGTGAACGGCCTCGACATCACCACCTGCCGCGGCACCATCTGCCTTTTCGTCCCACTCAGCACCGTCGGCCGGCTTGGGTCGCTTGGATGGCTTGGCGCCCTCGGCTGGCCGTTGCGCGGCACTGGCTCGCTCAGCACGCTCGGCCCGATCCGATGTACTTCGCTCTGGAGCCATCTCGTCGGTCTTCGATGAAGCAGCCGAGCGCGCCCTTCCGCTGGCGCGCGGCGTGTCCGATGTCGCGCCTGCTCCCTCGTTCCCAGGAACTGTCGTGTTTCCCGGAACTGCCGTGCTCGGCGCTGTCGAGTTCGTCGGCGGCCCGGATGTGTCGCGTAGCGAGTTGGCTGGTGTCGCAGCGCCT containing:
- a CDS encoding antitoxin, with protein sequence MNDFQEQAKNWLRNVVKQNPDKIKAGVEKAGDLIDKQTGGKYAEKVDAVQQKVGGFVDKQSGGSTPPAPGAPQDASPSGQDASTASAQDTGGAASQGTEAGNASAGGAHDTRGAASEAASTTEEVVGAAGASADAAGERGVGTPQEQQEAADGRRSDSQTGPSGGQI
- a CDS encoding regulatory protein RecX; translated protein: MLAEREIPDEVADEVLDRFTEVGLINDAAFANAWVESRHRGRGLGKRALAQELRRRGVDDELARDALEELDPEQEEQTARELVRRKLRSMRSLDRQVAMRRLLGMLARKGYPAGLAMTIIKQELDTTHEEFPLLDPSGLEPD
- a CDS encoding GNAT family N-acetyltransferase; protein product: MGDVGSSVVVRAGGEEDRTGIRRVLRELHGTAAEKFTLPLVRRDARTFVAVDGDDVVGVVVGTFVDYGHEPYGMIEELAVASEWRGAGTGVALLGQCRGWLAALGAEVVFVSAVGSPPRSSTCGLGSRGAWVRGCGPGVLSGGSFGG